A window of the Virgibacillus pantothenticus genome harbors these coding sequences:
- a CDS encoding peptidase domain-containing ABC transporter, whose translation MGKLKYIPQSQESECGLCCASMILNSFGCKVLPKDIKEYEDIGRDGLSLQKVGDILSSYNLNVDFYEVGINRLDEILKNPIILYWNNNHFVVLSKIKNNNYYIIDPALGKVKLTKYEFSEKYSNFALTSTPNENFSKVKPKEKHNNWKLYIDYFLENKKRFILLFSISLIFSLSVLLIPSFIGSFTNYYEKNQTISNEYILSLLLIVPLLLALYYSRVSFMLQTVKIMDLNHYHKIVKKLFSVPFQFFLTRSSSLILFRLGLLRSNRELIFDTIFKGILDSIVTIVLLIAVLINDFISFVFLATISLIFGLVLAVLRKDIVLKNKLELNEYTRLQALEYETFSSIFSIKANSQEEYMGDLLMDTNKEALVAYVNRSKVNNVYSTIIYFLNTFGPMVLLVMTVLFSKNENINIGLLIFIFSLSGVYFQNFSSLFNTFNTLGTLKNNLLRINDILDQKDEDEYVGQKEIQLIETIEFENVYFSFPGQKNYVLEDISFKIYGGEKIGFAGATGSGKSTILGLVLGMYKPTKGKIYINNQDIHEVDINEYKKKIGFVPQEPFVYNKSIKDNILMNREINDKQLIEALKVANLIEDISRMPLGIETVISESGTNISGGQKQRIIIARAIVDNPDLLILDEATSSLDNQTELSINKELQNLTQTQIIVAHRLSSIKKCDKIIFLDSGIINDIGSYDYLKQSNPKFAEFSSQEG comes from the coding sequence ATGGGGAAATTAAAATATATTCCTCAGTCCCAGGAGTCGGAGTGTGGATTATGTTGTGCTTCTATGATTCTTAATTCTTTTGGTTGTAAAGTGCTACCAAAAGATATAAAAGAATACGAAGATATTGGAAGGGATGGTCTATCTTTACAAAAGGTAGGAGATATTTTATCCTCTTACAATTTAAACGTTGATTTTTATGAGGTAGGAATAAATAGACTTGACGAGATTTTAAAAAATCCAATCATCTTATATTGGAACAATAACCATTTTGTTGTTTTGTCTAAAATAAAGAACAATAATTATTATATAATTGACCCGGCACTAGGGAAGGTAAAACTTACAAAATATGAGTTTTCAGAAAAATATTCCAACTTTGCTTTGACAAGTACTCCTAATGAGAACTTTAGTAAAGTTAAACCGAAGGAGAAACACAATAATTGGAAGTTATATATTGATTATTTTCTAGAGAATAAAAAAAGATTTATACTGTTATTCTCAATATCATTAATTTTTTCATTATCAGTATTATTGATACCTTCTTTTATAGGATCATTCACTAATTATTATGAAAAAAATCAAACAATTAGTAATGAATATATTCTCTCATTACTCTTAATAGTGCCTTTACTTCTAGCTCTTTACTATTCTAGAGTATCATTCATGTTACAAACTGTTAAGATAATGGATTTAAATCATTATCATAAAATTGTAAAAAAATTGTTTTCAGTTCCATTTCAATTTTTCTTAACTCGGAGTTCTAGTCTAATTTTATTTAGATTAGGTCTATTAAGATCTAATAGGGAATTAATATTTGATACTATTTTTAAGGGAATATTAGATAGCATAGTAACCATTGTTTTATTAATAGCAGTATTAATAAATGACTTTATTTCATTTGTTTTTTTAGCAACTATTTCTTTGATTTTTGGATTGGTGTTGGCAGTATTGCGAAAAGATATAGTGTTGAAAAATAAATTAGAATTAAATGAATACACCAGGTTACAAGCTCTTGAATACGAAACCTTCTCTTCTATATTTTCCATAAAAGCCAATTCACAAGAAGAATATATGGGCGATTTACTTATGGATACAAATAAAGAAGCTTTAGTTGCCTATGTTAACAGAAGTAAAGTTAATAATGTTTATTCGACTATTATATATTTTTTAAACACTTTTGGACCTATGGTTTTATTAGTTATGACAGTCTTATTTTCTAAAAATGAAAATATAAATATTGGTCTCTTAATATTTATATTTTCATTGTCTGGGGTGTATTTCCAAAACTTTTCCAGTCTTTTCAATACATTTAACACTTTAGGGACTTTAAAAAACAATTTATTAAGAATCAATGATATTTTAGATCAGAAAGATGAAGATGAATATGTGGGACAAAAAGAGATTCAACTAATTGAAACAATAGAGTTTGAAAATGTATATTTCTCTTTCCCTGGACAAAAAAATTATGTATTAGAAGACATATCTTTTAAAATATACGGGGGGGAAAAGATTGGATTTGCAGGCGCTACTGGATCAGGAAAATCAACTATATTGGGATTGGTGCTTGGCATGTACAAACCTACGAAAGGAAAAATTTATATAAACAATCAAGATATTCATGAAGTTGATATTAATGAATATAAGAAGAAAATTGGTTTTGTACCTCAAGAACCATTTGTTTACAACAAGTCTATAAAAGATAACATTCTAATGAATAGAGAAATAAATGATAAACAACTTATAGAGGCACTCAAAGTCGCAAATTTAATCGAGGATATTTCTAGAATGCCATTAGGCATCGAAACAGTCATATCGGAAAGTGGTACAAATATTTCTGGAGGACAAAAGCAAAGAATAATAATAGCAAGGGCTATTGTAGATAATCCGGACTTATTAATTCTAGATGAAGCAACAAGTTCGTTAGATAATCAAACTGAGTTAAGTATAAATAAAGAGCTCCAAAATCTCACACAAACTCAGATAATAGTTGCACATCGACTTTCCAGTATTAAAAAATGTGACAAAATAATATTCCTTGACAGTGGGATAATTAATGACATAGGAAGTTATGATTATTTAAAACAAAGCAATCCTAAATTCGCAGAATTTAGCTCTCAGGAAGGATGA